In Ascochyta rabiei chromosome 11, complete sequence, the following are encoded in one genomic region:
- a CDS encoding ribosomal protein S5, whose amino-acid sequence MSDNGEIEVESPAGYPVLPKEVTEEIGSIKLFNKWSYEEVEVRDMSLTDYIQIRSPVYTSHSAGRYAVKRFRKAQCPIIERLTNSLMMNGRNNGKKLMAVRIVAHAFEIVHIMTDQNPIQVAVDAIVNCGPREDSTRIGSAGTVRRQAVDVSPLRRVNQAIALLTIGAREAAFRNVKTIAECLAEELINAAKGSSNSYAIKKKDELERVAKSNR is encoded by the exons ATGTCTGACAACGGCGAAATCGAGGTCGAGAGCCCCGCTGGCTACCCCGTGCTCCCTAAGGAGGTCACCGAGGAGATTGGCAGCATCAAGCTGTTCAACAAG TGGTCCTACGAGGAGGTCGAGGTCCGCGACATGTCGCTCAC CGACTACATCCAGATCCGCTCGCCCGTCTACACATCGCACTCTGCCGGCCGATATGCCGTCAAGCGCTTCAGGAAGGCCCAGTGCCCCATCATTGAGCGTCTCACCAACTCGCTCATGATGAACGGCCGCAACAACGGAAAGAAGCTTATGGCTGTCCGCATTGTCGCCCACGCCTTTGAGATT GTCCACATCATGACCGACCAGAACCCCATCCAGGTCGCCGTCGATGCCATTGTCAACTGCGGTCCCCGCGAAGACTCCACCCGTATCGGTTCCGCCGGTACCGTCCGTCGCCAGGCCGTCGATGTCTCGCCCCTCCGCCGCGTCAACCAGGCCATCGCTCTCCTCACCATCGGTGCCCGTGAGGCCGCTTTCCGCAACGTCAAGACCATCGCCGAGTGCCTTGCCGAGGAGCTGATCAACGCCGCCAAGGGATCCTCCAACTCGTACGCCatcaagaagaaggacgagCTCGAGCGTGTCGCCAAGTCCAACCGATAA